From the Deltaproteobacteria bacterium genome, the window GGGAGTCGGAGGGGTTCGAAGTACCGTTTGAGGGCAAGGGACAACATAACCCTGCCCGAGGGAAGGGGCCCTACTTTGTTCATGCAACCGAAGAGTGGAGGGATAAGGGATTGCAGAGATGCTAACAACCCCCGAAAACATCAGGACACTACAGAGGAAGCTTTACATCAAGGCCAAACAGGAGAAAGCCTATCGTTTCTACGCCTTGTACGACAAGGTATACCGGGCGGACATCCTCAGTCACGCCTACAACCTTGTCAGGGCCAATAAAGGGAGCGCCGGGATAGACGGTGTTACCTTCGAGGCCATCGAGACGGGAGAAGGGGTAGCCGCCTTTGTGGCGGAGTTGGGAGAGGCACTGAAGAATAAGACCTACCGACCCGACCCCGTGAAGCGGGTCATGATACCAAAAAGCAACGGTGATAAGCGTCCGTTAGGTATCTCGACCATCCGGGACAGGGTAGCTCAGATGGCCGTAAAACTGGTCATTGAACCGATCTTTGAAGCGGACTTTTGTGAGACCTCATACGGATTTAGACCCAAAAAGTCAGCCCACCAGGCAGTTGATGATGTAGCCTATGCCATGAACAGAGGGCATACGGAAATCATCGATGCAGATTTGAGCAAGTACTTTGATACCATTCCCCATACCAACCTTCTGGCCGTGGTCGCCGAGCGGATCAGTGATGGCGAGATATTGCGCATCATCAAGATGTGGCTCAAAGCCCCGGTTAAGGAAGAGGATAAGGATGGAAAGCAAAGGAACATCAGCGGCGGCAAAGGCAATCGCAAAGGCACACCGCAGGGGGGAGTAATCTCACCGTTGTTGTCCAACCTCTACCTGCACCTTCTGGACAGGATATGGGAACGGCATCAACTGGAGAAGAAACTCGGCGCACGCATAGTGCGCTATGCGGATGATATTGTTGTCCTGTGTCGGCGTGGAACCAATCGTCCAATGGTGATATTGCGTAAAATACTGGAGAGACTGGGACTCACCCTGAACGAGGCAAAGACGCGGATAGTCAATGCCTTCGAGGGGAAGTACGACTTCCTTGGATTTACGATCTGTATGGGGAAAGGCAGAAAGACGGGGAATCATTACCCTCATGTCCAACCTTCAAAGAAATCCCTGCAAACCATCAAAGACCGGGTCACCAATCTGACGACAAGAAGTCGGACGATAATGCCGCTTGAATGGGTAGTGAACGAGGTCAACGCCGCCGTGCGCGGCTGGGTAGGCTACTTTCACTATCGCAATTGCAGCAAAGCAATGGGCCAAGTACGGCACCATGTGGAGGAGCGGTTGATAACGCATCTGCGCAAGCGGCACAAGGTCAGAGACAGGAAGACGGGATACGCCAGGTTTAAATACCGGGCGTTGTACGAGAGGTACGGGCTTTACAAAGTGCCGACAACAGCGGTCTGGCAGAGGGCGCATGCCTTGTAGTGAAGAACATCGGAAAGCCGTGTGCGGGCAAATCGCATGCACGGTTTGATGAGGGAGGATTGGCAAGGCAACTATGGTGCGGCTATTTAGGCACCGTCAGACGAAAGGGGCGGAAACAGATAAGCCAGCCTAAAGCGGTCATTGCCAGTTCTCTACTCTACACTGAATTCCCTGAGAGATTAAAAATCTATACAACTTTAGAAGGATGTATGAATCATTTTCGTTGCACTAATTCGACTTCATTTATGTCCACCCTGTTCCTGCACGGTGTAGAGATGCGTCGGAGATAATTCCTGTTTTCCATGAACAATACCCAATATGCAAATGCAGTCCGGCTTGATTTCGTAAATGATCCTGTAAGAATAGGCGAATATTTCTCGAATCTTCTCGTTATCGGTTTCAGGAACAATCCGGCCGATCATAGGAAATTTATTCAATGTATCCGTTTTTTCGACGATATCCCGCGTGACTTTTTTTGCGTAATATTTCGAATTTGATGCAATGAAGTCGTGAATAGACTTTAAGTCAGCTTTTGCCGGATTGGTCCAGATCACCATGACTCGATTTCCCGTTTTAAGTCTTCAATTGATATTGTTTCACCTCTTTCAGCCGCCTCTTTGCCTTTCCGAATTTTATCGACAACATAGAGCCGGTACATAATCGTGTCGATGTCTGCCGTCTCTGGAATTTTTGCGATCACATTCAATGCTTCCTGTTTTAACGTATCCATAACTTTGCCCTCCTTATAGAAATTGAATTAATTCAATTAATTCGGGACACTTCCCTTTTTTCTACGGTTGTCATTTTTCTATCACATTTATCATAAATACTTGTAAAATAACATCAACGATTATGATTCGAAGTCCAGTATTTTGTTCAAAGCGGCTGATTTGTGGCTTTCAGAAAGTATGCATCACAACCGGATGAACCTTTGTTATTTCTCAATTCTTGCGTCGATAATCAGGTCATCGCCAAGCCTTCGGATTTTTCTGTAAGCGAGCCTGAGGGCTTCATCCATGCTTTGAATTTTCAGATCACCGACCGCCTCCACTCCTTTTCCCACGATCTTCGGAGCAATGACGATCACCACCCTGTCAGGCAGTTTTGCCTTTAACAGAGATGTGATGATGGCTGCCCCCCCTTCAACAAGGACGGAAGAGATATTTCTTTTTCCCAGTTCAACGAGAAGTTTTGTCAGATCAACACGACGATCATTATCGTGTTCAACGAGCATTGTTTCTATACCCATTTCCGCAAGCCGGGCCCGTTTTTCACTGCCGGCATGAATGGTGGTTGCAATCATTGTCTTTGCAATGTCTTGATTTTTCAGAGCTCGTGCATCCGGAGATATACGCAAACAGGAATCAACAACGATTCTGACGGGGTTCCTTCCCCTGATGAGGCGTACGGTAAGTTCCGGGTCATCCTTCAATAAAGTACCCACGCCGACAAGGACAGCATCGTGATGGCTTCTTAACATATGGGCAAATCTGAGAGATTTTTCCGAACTGATCCACCGGGAATGCCCTACTGCAGTGGCAATTCTCCCGTCAATGGTCTGAGCGAACTTGAGGGTTACGAAGGGAGTCCCTGTCCGGATAAACTTAAAAAACCGTTCATTGAGCCGTCTGCATGATTCTTCCAGGACACCCACGGTTGTCTCTATGCCGTGACGTTTCAGGGATTCGATGCCCCTGCCGGAGATTATCGGATTGGGATCAGGAGTTCCGATTACCACTCTGGCAGGTTTGCAGGCAATAATGCTTTCACAGCAGGGGGGGGTCTTTCCGTAATGGGTACAGGGTTCAAGGTTTACATAGATGGTTGAACCATCGATCGTTTCGGATGCATTATTGATTGCATTGACTTCGGCGTGGTTGCCTCCGAATATTTGATGATACCCCTCTCCAATAATCCGGTGTTCCTTTACAATAACTGCTCCCACCATGGGATTTGGACTCACCCATGCCCCTCC encodes:
- a CDS encoding type II toxin-antitoxin system RelE/ParE family toxin, which encodes MVIWTNPAKADLKSIHDFIASNSKYYAKKVTRDIVEKTDTLNKFPMIGRIVPETDNEKIREIFAYSYRIIYEIKPDCICILGIVHGKQELSPTHLYTVQEQGGHK
- the ltrA gene encoding group II intron reverse transcriptase/maturase; this encodes MLTTPENIRTLQRKLYIKAKQEKAYRFYALYDKVYRADILSHAYNLVRANKGSAGIDGVTFEAIETGEGVAAFVAELGEALKNKTYRPDPVKRVMIPKSNGDKRPLGISTIRDRVAQMAVKLVIEPIFEADFCETSYGFRPKKSAHQAVDDVAYAMNRGHTEIIDADLSKYFDTIPHTNLLAVVAERISDGEILRIIKMWLKAPVKEEDKDGKQRNISGGKGNRKGTPQGGVISPLLSNLYLHLLDRIWERHQLEKKLGARIVRYADDIVVLCRRGTNRPMVILRKILERLGLTLNEAKTRIVNAFEGKYDFLGFTICMGKGRKTGNHYPHVQPSKKSLQTIKDRVTNLTTRSRTIMPLEWVVNEVNAAVRGWVGYFHYRNCSKAMGQVRHHVEERLITHLRKRHKVRDRKTGYARFKYRALYERYGLYKVPTTAVWQRAHAL
- the ribD gene encoding bifunctional diaminohydroxyphosphoribosylaminopyrimidine deaminase/5-amino-6-(5-phosphoribosylamino)uracil reductase RibD, whose protein sequence is MDEFYMKRALRLAQKGGAWVSPNPMVGAVIVKEHRIIGEGYHQIFGGNHAEVNAINNASETIDGSTIYVNLEPCTHYGKTPPCCESIIACKPARVVIGTPDPNPIISGRGIESLKRHGIETTVGVLEESCRRLNERFFKFIRTGTPFVTLKFAQTIDGRIATAVGHSRWISSEKSLRFAHMLRSHHDAVLVGVGTLLKDDPELTVRLIRGRNPVRIVVDSCLRISPDARALKNQDIAKTMIATTIHAGSEKRARLAEMGIETMLVEHDNDRRVDLTKLLVELGKRNISSVLVEGGAAIITSLLKAKLPDRVVIVIAPKIVGKGVEAVGDLKIQSMDEALRLAYRKIRRLGDDLIIDARIEK